Part of the Toxotes jaculatrix isolate fToxJac2 chromosome 1, fToxJac2.pri, whole genome shotgun sequence genome, CCCTATGCTCAATTTGGGGTCATGGCCAGTAATTGAGAATCACAGGTTTTTGTACTGTGGCAGTTAGTAAATGGTCACTAACAATGTTTGCACAGTTTGTCCAAGCTGTTAATTCAAACACTGTGTGAAGTTAAAATCTTACTGCAGGTTTACAGTCCAGCTGAGATAATGTTTGAATCTCTATTGTACATAAACTTATATATTTATAGATATTTTGGCATTAATGTGTTCCCAACACCAATAGCACCTTATTCTGAGTGGAAGCGTTTACCTCATACATGTCTGTGAATATCTAAGCATGAGGACGATTTGACTAACAAAATACTTTCACTGGTTTCAGTGTGATGACTGTCAGAATTCAAATGATTCTCCAGTGGAGATCAACCTCTGTAAAactaagaataagaataatggAGCTGTGtagagtttttttgttgttgtttttttaaacatgtaataTTAAGCATAAATTTAGATTGTTGAAAAGGTTGCAAGGGGGGTTAGTAGGTGTCTATGTTATGACCTGTCACAGCATACATAAGATACCAGTACCAGGGACTGAGCAAAATAAGCTATATGtagaacagaaaaattaaaaagtctGATTTGTAGCATTGCCCCTTAAAATGCCCATTTGGTACTTGATTTTAAATTGATCTTTTGAGTATCACTCACCCTATAAGCTAGAAAAGAGGTTGTAAAAAGTTGTAATGTCCTGCgtcacagacagagcagattCTGGTGAGCTGGATTCTGTTACAGTGGACTTCAGTAGTGGCAAGTTTTCACCCACAACAGCATCATCTCAGTATTTTCAGTCATAATCTCAACAAAATGCTACATCCAGATAAAAGGACGGTGATAGCATAACACAGATTCCCTGTTTTTAGTAATATTTGGGGTAGATGTTGACTGTTTGGACATATGTAAAGACAGAGGTGAAGTGGATTAAGTTTCAGTGGGATTAATATGATTGTTTGGTTCCTGTTTTTCCACTgagtcagtggaaaaaaaaaaacttgtcacCAATGATCATCTATTCAACCACTGAAATTGACTGAAGGAGGAAACTTTCAACACCCTCATGTTGAGCTTAATCAGAGGACAGATTATAGGTGGAACAACCTGTCAAATCTTTTTAAAAGTGACCTTTTATTGTTAAAACTGTCAAAGTTTAAGATACAAAGcctgagtttaaaatgtgtgtaaaacatttgttttacatgtgttaaccatttaagtaattttaacatgtttttacaagACATTGTTTCATGCAAACTATGCATTTAAAGTTAGTACAGATGTTTAAATCAAGAGGGTGGGGCCACCACCCTCCCACTTACACCAGTCATCCTGAAACCTTGCTGATCTTTTCATTGAGTAGAACCACTGGATTTGACATGCGTGAGAGCAGAAATGTGTGCCTCTGTAACATgttcagacaaagaggcagGAAGTGTTTACGGTTGTTGTAGTCACTCACTGCATCTCAGTTCTGCTGAATATTCTATAAAATACTGAAGACAGCACCCTTCTTAGTCCCACGCAGGATATGCAAataaagacacatacacattaagCGCTTACCTCACGCTATCCCAACAGTGCTTTACAAAAACCCTGAATCAAGTTTACATTAAGTGTCTTTAACACATTTGCCTGCAGGATGCTCCATAACCCACCACTATTAAGACACATTCCAACCGAGTTTGTtaacagttatttttgtttggtttggggttttttttgcactgaTAACTGATAAAATGCCGCCTATTTAATGTGCAGTGTAATGCTTGTATCAGCCAGCTCACtgcaaaaatgaatttaacatTTGTCTGTATAAGAAAtactttttgtatttatttatgtcttgGTGTGGAGGAAGTTTCCCTTCGTTCATTCTgctcagtgtttatgttttcacCCTGTGAATTTCTGTTTAAAGCTGTAATATTTATCTTGTTTAgcttcagtgttgttttaaCTGATCAAATGGCTTTTTGAGCACGATGTGTTGCATTTAAGTCGAGAAACTGTACTGTTCATCTGCCTGACAGATATTTCCTTTAATAAATACAGTTGTCTTCATGTAGTGTCTTTGGTCAGAcctcagtttatttatttcaaagagaaaagaagcagaaacaaataaGGAAGATACACTCAGTTGCTGCTATCAGGTAAACCTAGCtgacaaataattattttagaGAGGTGTAATTCAACAGTATaggtttttaaattaattaaattcctttcattttcattcatgtaaATCTACCtacaaaaaaaacttcttttcTGCTTTATGTAAAGAATGTGACCATCACCTAGGCTTACTAAAAACTGTGAATGAGTGTATTGAGtttaacattattatttaaCTTTATCCTGTTGTTATATTTATTAATTGTATTTTCATTCTCAGATTGTTAATATTCTCCATTATTAATATTGGCTGCCCTGTACCTTAAACATACAATAAAGAAAATAGAAGAagtagaggaagaaagaaacgGACGACGGACACCCCGGATATGACGTTTACGGAAGCTAACAGCAAACATGGCTCCGTTAACTTAGCACTGAAGCTAATACTTCCGATACAACTGTTGACCACTAATGAGAAATTGATTCTGTAGAAAACACCGAGCAGCGGTAATTACTCTTTTGACATGTATTTCTTCTGAGCAGGATGTGACTGGGACCACAGTGGCTCGTTAATGTTGTGTGTTGATAACCTGGAGCCAGCCAGAGAGATGACCCGTAAAAGAAGTGTGGTTTGGGGCTTTTTTAAAACCGTGGACTCAGAGTCGGTCCAGTGTCTGCTCTGCAGGGGCTACCAGTCCAGACAGGTTCAGGGCAGCACCACGGCCATGCTGAGACATCTGCGTGTCAAACACCCCAAGGAGGTCGCCAAGAAATGTAAAGGGCGGGCTCCTGAAAATATCCCCACAAACGCTCATCCAGAAGTGGATACGGACAGTAAACAGTTCTGCTCCGGTACGGTTTATTGAATCACCTTCGGGTAGTTTACTGAAGCACAGAGTTCCGCgtagctgcagctgcagtcatTAGGTGATCAATCGAGTTGTCGATGGATAGAAAATTAATTAAGCAATTATTTTGATGATCATTTTAGTCATTGTTTCTTGTTCAGCAAAAGTGTTAAATTTGTTGATTCCAGTTTTTCAAATGAGAGgttttgatgcttttctttgtcatacgTCATGTTACACTGAATATACAAAAATATGgtgatcagacaaaacaagacacctGTGGACATCATCTTGGGAATTTGTTCAccattttcttacattttttagTCAAAACTAATCATCAATTCACTGAGAAAATACTCTGCATTAATCATAAATGAAATACATAGacagtgaatatttttttaaaatttaattttaattactttattgaccCTGAAACacgaatgaaacacacacaagcatgcactagagacgctggggcagggggctgcctagtgaggcaaccggggagctggggtgaatcagtaccttgctcaagggcaccacagccatggtcgcagaggcaggggaggcgcgtctccttcaccaccaccgtatccattATTTGCGTTTGGTCAAGGTCAAGGGATCGAACCCAcaaccctccgatctcaggctgGTCCAAAGCCGCattcttaacttgctgcgccacagCTGCCCCATATAAACCTTAGAATGTTCCACAAGCTTCTGTGAGAGGGTTTCCTCCTGTTGAATACACAGTGGGCTTTCTTCCTAGCAGACATTGACCTGTTATagtgcaaaaacacagcagttcaGTAGAATCACCATTTGTTactatttacacctgtgcttttatgtaaaaatgtcttctgtgaaaaggCCCTGTTGACTTCAACTTTTAAACCCAGTTCAGCCAGTGTTACACTCAACTGTCTCCCATGTACACCAAGAACAGATTAATAAGTGAATGAAATGTGCCATAGGATTTTCTAATATATACTTATGGCTTtttgtgtagcttttttttGTAGAATATCCCATTACTTCCATTACTTGCACCaatctgcatttgttttaaacCTGAGTGAACgattaatcagtattttttttaaatcaatatattAATTACTAAtgaattgttagttgcagctctaattataacttttattttgcttttatttagtGGAAGTCTCACTGGAGGACGGAGACTCTGACATCCATACTACCATGAATGAATCTGATATTAGTTCTGGTATTAATGGCATCCTGGAAGCTGCACAAGGAGGTCCAGCAGAACAAGTAACACATGGAGAGGCGAGCGATGGCCGCCCCATGAGACGTAGTCGGCACAAACGGAGCTTGATCTGGAGGCACTACGAGCATTTGGACAGTTTGAATGCTGCTCGTTGCCGCATTTGCATGAAGAAGTTACAGTGCTTTGAAGGCGGCAGCACAAGCAACTTACATCGGCACATGTCGAAGAGACACCCGGAGGTGTTTTCTAGGTTAGTGACCGATGGGCTTAACCCACCTCCATCATCACAGGGCTCAAATGCTCATGGTGACAAATCAACCTCACCAGAGACTGCTGGGGCAACAGAGCAGAGACGGTTTACAGGTAAGCTTTTATACCTCACTACCGATGATTTTGTTAATAATTCTTTTCAAAGGCATCTTGCCAAACATGACTTTCTGATAATACTGTCATGGCAAATACACAACTCTCTCACCTACTTAGCCAACCGTAATCACATAATTTATTCATAATTCACATTAGCATAGTTCAACAGCACATTGTCCAAAATTCTCATACATTTGTGTCAACACTACTCTAAAACAGATTCTGTTAAAACTGAACACTATAACTTTAATGATGGCAGGATTTATTCCAGGACcattgtattagactgcattaggcTTAGGTAAATGTATCTGATAAACCTACAACTGTGTCTGTACTGTTTGGGTTAGTAAGTGTAACAGAAAAAATATCATctcataaaaatgaataattattgGGTTTCATGCCCTGTTCCTCTAAGAAGAGTTTACATTAAACATTAGCAGTATttcataaattaaacaaatcGATCAAAGGTATTATATTAAATGACTGTCCTTAGAGCCTGAAATTCGTCTTTGTCACATCTGAAATAATAAGAAACTTGTAAAACAACAGGTTATCATGACAGTAccgaatgattttttttttttaatcaagtaattgattaacagaaaattaatcaccaGTTGCAATTGTTCCAGTCATTTACCTGCTTTCTCGgtttttcattattataattatggttttggactgttggtcagataaaacaaagCACTTGAAGGTGTCACTTTAGAATTTGGGAACTTGTAATGGgcaattttactgttttctgacatttacacactgaacatttaatcaattatttaaaaaaaaatcaacatatcAATCAATAATGAATTGTCAtatagttgcagccctaattataacttttttttccttttattcagTTGAAGTTGCACTGGAGGACGGAGACTCTGATATCCATACTACCATGAATGAATCTGATATTAGTTCTGGTATTAATGGCATCCTGGAAGCTGCACAAGGAGATCCAGCAGAACAAGAACAAGTAACACATGGAGAGGCGAGTGATGGCCGCCCCATGAGACGTAATCGGCACAAACGGAGCTTGATCTGGAGGCACTACGAGCGTTTGGACAGTTTGAATGCTGCTCGTTGCCGCATTTGCATGAAGAAGTTACAGTGCTTTGAAGGCAGCGGCACCAGTAACTTGCGTCGGCACATGTCAAAGAGACACCCGGAGGTGTTTTCTAGGTTAGTGGCCAACGGGCTTAACCCACCTCCATCATCACAGGGCTCAAATGCTCATGGTGACAAATCAACCTCACCAGAGACTGCTGGGGCAACAGAGCAGAGACGGTTTACAGGTAAGCTTTTATTGCTCACTGCTGATGATTTTGTtcctttaataataataataatgataataataatctttatttctttcttgtttAGAATAAATTAATATCACCTTtcaaaacgtttttttttcatgttgtggtTTTACTGCATCCAAGGTTGTAATGACACTAAACATGCCCatcttttttcctgttcttaCAGGTGCGCTGAAAGGTTCAAGAGCATGTGAAGGAGAAAGGCGTGTGCTGAGAAGAGAACGGGAGCTGATTGAAGCTCTGAGGCGAACACAGAAGGAGGAGGCTCGGGCTCTGGAGCAACAGAGGGAGCTGCTTGAGAAATTGCAGGCAGCAGGTGCCAGAGaggcagctgcagagagggagacaatTGAGTCACTAAGAAaagcacaggaggaggaagcCAAAGAATTAAgtagacagagagaagagctaCAGAAGGAAAAGgctgagctgcagaaaaaaacggcaGAGCTACAGAAGAAATGGGAAGAGCTTcagcaggaaagagaagaacatCTCTTGTTTTCCAGAGGACAGTAACCCAGTAATTCTGttacaacacaacaacaggACTCATGACAGGTTTCCTATAAATGCCTTTGGACTATTTCAAATATGTAAAAACTCCTCTCTGGTTAATATGAGGGCTTGAGACCATCAGTTACACACTGATGGTCTACACTCTATTTTTGATCATAGTACATCATGTTGTTACTGACCTAAATTAAGCCTGAGACTTGGATTGAGTCTTTTCAACACAgtcttttgaaataaaatgccatttttGACAGTATCACATTTTCACTATTTGACCTGGTTTAGGATGTTTAGGACAGCATAGCTGCTTCCATTAGCACCTACTGTATTTTTAGAGTAACTGGGATATTGTTTCTGGGAATACAAATGGCAAATactattttgtttgtttccaaatTCAGTCATACACCGAGTACCAAAATTAAaattctgtctgtctccagtgtAAATACTATTTTGTCCTATCCTTGGATTATGAATTGTCTTTTGTTTGAAGGATAGgttcatgtgtttttcagtctgtcaaGGTAATAGTCAGGTGCTCCCATGGGCATTGAGACAAGTTTTATCTTGCTTTAATTATTCCTCCTGTTCATGCAGGCCTACAGTGATTTCAGTGGAAGAGATGGGAAACAAAATCCTCAGTCCTGGTTCTgcacaaaaatatatttgaaagtTTATACCAAGCTGTTATGAGTCTTAATCAGTCTGAGATAGTAAAATCAAGAGGATATTTACCAAattaagttgtttttgttttttttaagtaagatCTTGTGGGTTTTTTTCAGACAATGTTTCTTTGTTGAGTTGCAATGGAGGAACGGTAACAAATGGGTTTGTACTAAAACGACTGTAACTTAAGGTATCCTCTTGATTTGATTAACTCAGTCTGTTGAAGCCTCACATCAACTTCAGATTCATTttggattatttttctgttgcgGGTTCTGTACCTCATCAGTGGAAGCACATTTGGCAGGGATCATTTTACGGTCAGTATAAACAGGAGTTAAAATTATGGCGTGAATCAATGTTCACGTCATCTGACCGTTTGAAGACATTTATTAAAGATTGTGAAGCTATCCTTTAAGCACAAACTCGCACAACGCATGCTCAGAACTGTAGGAGTTTGAGCCCGGAATTTGGTTTCTCAGGTAGTTCCTGTGTGCTGCCAATGGGCTGTGACACAGCAAGCTCCGAGTAGCAACGTGTGGGTACATGAAATCGATGGTTGCGGATAATGTTACGTGCATGTTCCACCCACATTTTAAGACGAGGAGGCAGCGTGTCTTCTCCGTATCCCGCGTTATTACACGAAGAGGTGCTGCCTGACAGGCTAAACCCAGGGAGCTTTTAGCCTCACGCTCCGTCCTCCTGAATCAGGGGTGTTACGGTGGCGGAAGATGGCTGACAGTGGACTCCTGGCAGCGAAAAGATGCGACTCGGGCTCGGTGTCTTCTGTGAGCATGGAGACCATCTCGGCCCTGACGGAGCTGGAAGACCTGGAGAGGGTTTACCAGCAGCTCTGCGCGGAGGAGGTTCGTATTAAACGACCGTTAACGGCGGTTTGTTTGACGGGTCAAACAAACCGCTGGTCGCTGTCATCCTCCACGTAAACACCGAGGCTCAGCTGGCTCCAAACGCAACTGAGAGAAACAATTCCACTTTAACAAATTCAGTTTATATAAGCGTAGAACAGCTAAACTAACGATACGTCTTTGCAGGTGAGGGTTAGATACCATTTACCGTGTTCTGGACAATGCGGAAGACGGGTGGCACCAAGTTGTGTAGGAACAAAACTCACCACAACACCTGTCAGATACCATAAAGTGCAGAACAGGTTCTAGGGTGTAGCTCATGTTAGGATATACAGCTCTCCTATTTCTAATGAAATACTGTTCTACCTTTATTAAGTAAACATATGGCATCAAAACAAACACCCCACTCCCAGACAGAAGTGGGATGTATCTCAGTACAAACTGTTAAACTACTTTCCATTTCATGCCACTTTACACTTAACTACTTTTTACACCGGTGTATTTATCTCGTTTGTAGCAAAAACACATGAAGGTTTTACAGAAAGTAAGGCTTTGTTAAAGATCAAACTAAGCAAATGATTAGTCGATTGAGACAGTTGTTCAGTAACTATTTTGGTGGTTGTTTCAGTCAttattcatgtaaaaaaaaattacatgggTCCACACAGGTCTTTACAGCCAATATCATTCATTTATGAGGCGATTAAAAAAATGGGACTaattacatgttttgttttctgttcactgcAGAAAGAAGTGGAAGCTGAGCTGGACAGATTGGTGGGGCAGGAAGGGACCATTCACACAAAGATGCTGGCATTGCAGAGGATGGGGTagagtatttaaaaaaaaaacaacaacaacaaatgatcATCCCAGATTTGAGCTTAGATCATCACAGCGTATGATGTTTACAAAatgatttgtgttgtgttgtgtaaattgtggtcccTTTGCTCTTCAGGCCCAACCTACAGTTGATTGGAGGAGATGCCAGTCAGCTGTCGGGCATGATCACATTTACCTGTAGCCTGGCTGAAAACGTGAGCCGTAAAGTCAGACAGCTGGACCTGGCAAAGGTAAAAATACATACTTATTAGGTCTGTTTACCTGTTTTATGGCTACACGCCGGTGACAGTCGTGGTCAGAGGCATCATGGTTGTCTATCCATCCCATTGTGAACATGATATATTGGTCACAACTGTGCAACAACATACCCATGAGCTCACTGTCAGTAAAAttgacaaaatgtcaaaaacgtCTGTACAATCAGATGGAGTCCAAGGCAAATTCTCTACAACATACATAATCTCTGCAAGTTGTTTAATTGTTGCTGACAGTCTCAGAGATGTTTTCGCATATCTTTCATTGTAATACAGTCTCATACAATACCACAAACTACAACCTTATGAATTACCTTAGTGCAATCACCACCTCTCTGACACATTGTTAAAAATCAAGAGTTTTACAAAGGCAGCATTTATCAAAGGAATGATGTATCAGATTACTTtgccttattttattttattttgtagacTCGTCTGTATAACGTCATCCAGCGTACTGATGATATCCTCGATCTGAAGTTCTGCACGGACGGCGTGCAGACAGCTCTGCGCAATGAAGATTATGAACAGGCGGCTGCCCACATCCATCGATACCTTTCTCTGGACCAGTCAGTTATTGAGCTGAGCAGGCAGGGAGAAGAAAGTACGAGGCCCCTACCTTTCTGTCAGAGTGCATTGCTCAGTGTACACTCTAACAGTGCAGTGAAGAAGTACTGCAgtcttgtttggttttctgtgtttttgtacgGTTTTCACTTTGAATTTGTCAGATCCTAATAGGGATGTAGTGGTTCAGTGACAAAACAATAGTGTGGCCCAACATCATATTACatcaagcaaaaacattttccttgtttttcatACTCCTTTATTGACTGCTATAACCCACCAAAGATTTTATGACATTGATGTCAGATACTTACTGTTTTTTTCACTGCACTGTAAGTGTTCCTGTGataatatttctgtgtgtgtacatattttGCCATCCCTGGccagacactgaaaaacactgctAACACTGCCTTCATGCCTGCACAGGCAGTGCTGTGGACGCCAGTCTGGTCATGCTGcaggaggcagagcagaaaCTGAAGGTCATCGTTGCTGAGAAGCTCGATGAAGCTGTAGCAGCAGTCGACCTCGCACAGGTGGAAAGGTTTTTCAAGATCTTCCCTCTCTTGGGCCTCCACCAGCAGGGCCTCGCTCGCTTTGGTCAATATCTCTGCAGTCAGGTCAGTAGTAAGCTCCACAGGACATGCCCAAATGGTGGAAAGGTTTTTAGTGAGAGGGGCTACCAGTTTTACTTCCTCTAAGAGTAAAATTGGTGATTAAAGGGTCTCTCTCTATttttcacacactcacgcagCTTGCCTCCAAAGCTGAGGAGAACCTGCTTTTAGCTACAGGAGGAGACCTGGGTGAGAAGAGAGCACTGCTGATATTTGCAGATACTCTGACACTGCTGCTGGAAGGTGAGAACACAGGCCTGACACTCGGCGTGTGTctctgtacattttattttattttttttgcttgttgtgGACTCCACTAATTTCCTGCGTGTGTCTACAGGCATTGCTCGTGTCGTTGAGACTCATCAGCCTATTGTAGAGACTTATTACGGTCCAGGCCATCTGTACACGCTCATCACTCACCTGCAGCAGGAATGCGACCAACAGGCCCAGAAAATAGTCGACAAGTTCATCCAGCAGAGAGGATATCACAACAAGGTTTGGATCATGTCTGGAACCTGTTCTTCTACTCATTTTGTGGCTTAGGCTAACCTGCTGTTATCAGGCTAAAATAATCCTGTTTATTTGGTTCTTGATATTACCAGTGAATGTAGTCAGGCTATGAGTGATGTTGGTGCATGAAGGGTGAGGTTCTCTCCAGTGGATCATGAGCCTGCTATAAAAATGAAACCTTACCAAAATCCTTACTAAAAAAGCAGCTTTAATTGCACAAGCAAATTTTCAGCAAAGTGACCTCCTCAGTTAATCATTTAATAAGTTTTAGAGTTCAAGTGACAAATTCCCATTTTAATGTCAGATTAAATGCCATGTGCTCTGTTCTCATCTAAAATCAAAATTATATCTGCATTCTTCATCATTGTAAATCAATGAAAGGGAGCCATTTCTATCTGAAAATGAGTTCACGTTTGGGCTTTAGCCTAAAAAGTCTTTTGTCCTGTAGTTTCAGATTGTCCAGAGCAGCATGATGAAGAGCGTGCCAGGGGAGAGGATTGAGCCCAGGTATTTATGTTTGTCAGAGCAACATTCTACTTTCCCCTctatgtttgtctctgtgttgttgtttataaATCTGTCTTAAATGAACAGAGAACTGGACCCTGTACTGACAGAAGTAACCCTGATGAACGCACGAGCAGAGCTCTACCTGCGCTTTTTACGCCGTCGCATGATGGCCGACTTTGAAGTTGGAGACGTTCAGAGCATTACACAGGGTACTTTTATATTACCATGGGATGATGTACacaaagatgatttttttttttagatgtggggctgaaaacatgaatcattttttttcttgtttttgttgaacACCCAGAGCATCAGCAGAATGTGGAGAAGCTGCTGAAACACTGCTTGTTGAGCAGGACAATGCAGGAGCTGATTGGCTACTACATTCCAATGGAAGAATACTACATGAGGGAGTCTGTCAACAAGGTAAACTACTAAGATTTGCCTCTACTGCCATGATACACATTAGATGTAATACTTATTTATCAGAATATATTAAAGTGTTGCAGTTAAGTTATTTTTCCTCCCCAGGCTGTTGCAATGGATACATATGAAAAGGGTCAGCTGACCTCCAGCATGGTGGACGACTGTTTCTACATTGTGAAGAAGTGCATCAGCAGAGCTTTGTCCAGCTCCAGCATCGACTGCCTGTGTGCTATGATCAACCATGCTAACTCTGTGCTGGAGTCTGACTTCAGGTGCTCACCACTCCTTCACTGTCCTGTTAACATATtcagtacatttttatttatttatttatttattttcacatctcTTGCACGCATGTGTGTCTCTCTTCACCTGTCAGAGAGGTGTTGTACAATAAGCTGCGGCAGGGCTTCCCAGCTACGACGCTTCAGGACATCCAGCGAGGCGTCAGCAGTGCGGTCAGTCTGATGCAGAGCAGCTTACAACAGGGCAAGTTCAACACACTGGGCATTGAGAGCGCTGAACACGCTAAGGCTGCGTTTTTGGTAAGATACAtggacagttacacacacacatatacccaTTTCTGCTTTTAGATAGTAAAGCTTAATTTGTCagtgataaaaaataaagcctTAACAACACTAAGCCTAAATTTCATGAATAACAAGCAACATGTTCCGATCATGTTTCAGTAATGACATACAACTGTGGACATACAAGGCTTATggtgatgattttatttttgttaatccTGATAGGATACAttgtaaaaaacacaaatcatacTGTGATTTGTAAATGGTCACTCAATCCCATAGCTGCTATAGACGCTATGCAATTTTTTTGTTGGGTTGACAGACAACTGATGGCCGTGTGtaaaaaatgtgttaatatgGATTCTTCTTTGGGCCTTGCCTCAGCTTCCAGGTTTTTGAGTACAGCTTGTTTAAAGAGAGCAGCAATAATTTAAGTGAGGAATAAAATGCATGAATGACCTCCTCTAATTTGAGTAATGTAAACAGtgctttaatttttaaagcGGCTCTCAACTGAAGGAAACACTGCTTCAAAAACCTTTTAATCTGTTTGTTAGAAGTTAAATTGAAATCAAGACACACTCAGGTTTATATCAACTAGTTTCCCCTTAGAAGCCAAAAAGACCAGTTTTCTTCTAATtgtaattgtaaaaaaaaaaaaaaaaggagcaaatcATCTCAGATTTGCTATCTTTGAGCCCGGATTACATCTTACACAAAGCACAAGTTCAGCTGATGCCAGAAAAGCCTCA contains:
- the LOC121181774 gene encoding zinc finger BED domain-containing protein isoform X2; translated protein: MLRHLRVKHPKEVAKKCKGRAPENIPTNAHPEVDTDSKQFCSVEVSLEDGDSDIHTTMNESDISSGINGILEAAQGGPAEQVTHGEASDGRPMRRSRHKRSLIWRHYEHLDSLNAARCRICMKKLQCFEGGSTSNLHRHMSKRHPEVFSRLVTDGLNPPPSSQGSNAHGDKSTSPETAGATEQRRFTVEVALEDGDSDIHTTMNESDISSGINGILEAAQGDPAEQEQVTHGEASDGRPMRRNRHKRSLIWRHYERLDSLNAARCRICMKKLQCFEGSGTSNLRRHMSKRHPEVFSRLVANGLNPPPSSQGSNAHGDKSTSPETAGATEQRRFTGALKGSRACEGERRVLRRERELIEALRRTQKEEARALEQQRELLEKLQAAGAREAAAERETIESLRKAQEEEAKELSRQREELQKEKAELQKKTAELQKKWEELQQEREEHLLFSRGQ
- the cog4 gene encoding conserved oligomeric Golgi complex subunit 4, yielding MADSGLLAAKRCDSGSVSSVSMETISALTELEDLERVYQQLCAEEKEVEAELDRLVGQEGTIHTKMLALQRMGPNLQLIGGDASQLSGMITFTCSLAENVSRKVRQLDLAKTRLYNVIQRTDDILDLKFCTDGVQTALRNEDYEQAAAHIHRYLSLDQSVIELSRQGEESSAVDASLVMLQEAEQKLKVIVAEKLDEAVAAVDLAQVERFFKIFPLLGLHQQGLARFGQYLCSQLASKAEENLLLATGGDLGEKRALLIFADTLTLLLEGIARVVETHQPIVETYYGPGHLYTLITHLQQECDQQAQKIVDKFIQQRGYHNKFQIVQSSMMKSVPGERIEPRELDPVLTEVTLMNARAELYLRFLRRRMMADFEVGDVQSITQEHQQNVEKLLKHCLLSRTMQELIGYYIPMEEYYMRESVNKAVAMDTYEKGQLTSSMVDDCFYIVKKCISRALSSSSIDCLCAMINHANSVLESDFREVLYNKLRQGFPATTLQDIQRGVSSAVSLMQSSLQQGKFNTLGIESAEHAKAAFLVTLNNVEVCSENITTLKRNLENDCSKLFSQGGSSGDQAKIESCLSDLINTSTKFKDLLQEGLTELNTTAIKPQVKPWISSFLAISHNIEEEEFNDYEANDPWVQQLIVNLEQLMAEFKTALSPVIYDTLTSLMTSLISIEMEKTVLKCSFSRLGGLQFDKELRSLVAYLTTVTTWTIRDKFARLTQMATILNLERVTEILDYWGPNSGPLTWRLTPAEVRQVLALRIDFRSEDIKRLRL
- the LOC121181774 gene encoding zinc finger BED domain-containing protein isoform X1; this encodes MLCVDNLEPAREMTRKRSVVWGFFKTVDSESVQCLLCRGYQSRQVQGSTTAMLRHLRVKHPKEVAKKCKGRAPENIPTNAHPEVDTDSKQFCSVEVSLEDGDSDIHTTMNESDISSGINGILEAAQGGPAEQVTHGEASDGRPMRRSRHKRSLIWRHYEHLDSLNAARCRICMKKLQCFEGGSTSNLHRHMSKRHPEVFSRLVTDGLNPPPSSQGSNAHGDKSTSPETAGATEQRRFTVEVALEDGDSDIHTTMNESDISSGINGILEAAQGDPAEQEQVTHGEASDGRPMRRNRHKRSLIWRHYERLDSLNAARCRICMKKLQCFEGSGTSNLRRHMSKRHPEVFSRLVANGLNPPPSSQGSNAHGDKSTSPETAGATEQRRFTGALKGSRACEGERRVLRRERELIEALRRTQKEEARALEQQRELLEKLQAAGAREAAAERETIESLRKAQEEEAKELSRQREELQKEKAELQKKTAELQKKWEELQQEREEHLLFSRGQ